A stretch of the Polyangiaceae bacterium genome encodes the following:
- the guaB gene encoding IMP dehydrogenase: MFETALRECLTFDDVMLLPAYSEVLPADVDVTSRLTRKITLNTPLLSAAMDSVTESRMAIAMARQGGLGIIHKNLPPQLQASEVDRVKRAESGIITDPVTCNPSQSLREALSVMEQHNISGVPVVEGTTPVGILTHRDIRFEKNLDQPISALMTTKLVTVPPGVAAEDARELLHKHRIEKLLVVEGGKLVGLITIKDLMQAERNPLALKDERGRLRVGAAIGPGADREIRTDALVEAGVDLLVVDTAHGHSKGVLDAVRETKRRHPHLEVMGGNIATAAAAQALIDAGVDAIKVGIGPGSICTTRIVAGIGVPQITAIADCAGIAKKHGVAVVADGGVKFSGDVVKAIAAGASAVMIGSLFAGTDESPGDLVLYQGRSYKVYRGMGSLGAMKKGSKDRYGQSGTADEKLVPEGIEGRVPHRGNVGSILSQLVGGLRAGMGYTGGATIPDMQEKAQFIRITGSGLKESHVHDVIITEEAPNYHV; this comes from the coding sequence ATGTTTGAGACCGCTTTGCGCGAGTGTTTGACGTTCGACGACGTCATGCTCCTCCCCGCCTACAGCGAAGTGCTCCCGGCAGACGTCGACGTCACTTCGCGACTCACCCGCAAGATCACGCTGAACACGCCGCTGCTCAGCGCCGCGATGGACTCCGTGACGGAGAGCCGCATGGCGATCGCCATGGCACGCCAGGGTGGCCTCGGCATCATCCACAAGAATCTTCCGCCCCAGCTACAAGCGAGTGAGGTGGACCGGGTGAAGCGCGCGGAGAGCGGCATCATCACCGACCCGGTGACCTGTAATCCCAGCCAGTCCCTGCGCGAAGCCTTATCGGTGATGGAGCAGCACAACATCTCTGGCGTGCCGGTGGTTGAAGGCACGACCCCGGTTGGGATCCTCACCCACCGCGACATTCGCTTCGAAAAGAACCTCGATCAACCCATCAGCGCGCTGATGACCACGAAGCTCGTGACGGTGCCACCGGGCGTCGCGGCGGAGGACGCGCGGGAGCTCCTGCACAAGCACCGCATCGAAAAGCTCCTGGTGGTCGAAGGTGGCAAGCTCGTCGGACTCATCACCATCAAGGACCTGATGCAGGCCGAACGCAATCCCCTAGCCCTGAAGGACGAGCGCGGTCGCCTACGCGTGGGCGCGGCGATTGGCCCCGGCGCCGACCGCGAAATCCGCACGGATGCGCTGGTGGAGGCAGGTGTCGACCTCTTGGTGGTGGACACCGCACACGGTCACTCGAAGGGCGTGCTGGATGCCGTGCGTGAGACCAAGCGTCGTCACCCACATCTCGAGGTGATGGGCGGCAACATCGCCACCGCAGCCGCCGCTCAGGCACTGATCGACGCTGGCGTGGACGCGATCAAGGTCGGCATTGGCCCGGGCAGCATCTGCACCACGCGCATCGTCGCTGGCATCGGGGTCCCTCAGATCACCGCCATTGCTGACTGCGCCGGCATCGCCAAGAAGCACGGCGTGGCGGTCGTGGCCGACGGCGGCGTGAAGTTCAGCGGTGACGTGGTCAAGGCCATCGCCGCCGGCGCCTCCGCCGTGATGATCGGCTCGCTCTTCGCCGGCACCGACGAGTCGCCCGGCGACCTCGTGCTCTATCAAGGGCGCAGCTACAAGGTCTACCGCGGTATGGGCTCCCTCGGCGCGATGAAGAAGGGCAGCAAGGATCGCTACGGCCAGAGCGGCACCGCCGACGAGAAACTGGTTCCCGAGGGAATCGAAGGTCGCGTGCCCCACCGGGGCAACGTCGGCTCGATCTTGTCGCAGCTCGTCGGTGGCCTACGCGCCGGCATGGGCTACACCGGCGGCGCCACCATCCCCGACATGCAGGAAAAGGCGCAGTTCATTCGCATCACCGGTTCGGGCCTCAAAGAGAGCCACGTGCACGACGTGATCATCACGGAAGAAGCGCCGAACTACCACGTCTGA
- a CDS encoding TetR/AcrR family transcriptional regulator — translation MRARGSYKKSEVSRQQVLEAAVRALAERGFARTSVSDIAAAAGMSKGAVHYHFESKDELIEQVLAHCADVMRERVREAWEQPGDPHQRILRALNEMRATRKDAGPELRVLADLMAQGLHDAKLQGTLRSMFEANRQQVAEGIVESLPQLGIRTKIPPRVIPRLLLGTLDGLALHDFFDPAPAEDDAEVQRALEMIVVSLFELDPR, via the coding sequence ATGCGGGCGCGCGGTTCATACAAGAAGAGCGAGGTCAGCCGGCAGCAGGTGCTGGAGGCGGCTGTGCGCGCGCTCGCCGAGCGCGGCTTCGCCCGCACGTCCGTCAGCGACATCGCTGCCGCGGCGGGCATGAGCAAGGGCGCCGTCCACTACCACTTCGAGAGCAAGGACGAGCTGATCGAACAGGTGCTTGCCCACTGCGCCGACGTGATGCGCGAGCGTGTGCGCGAGGCCTGGGAGCAGCCGGGCGACCCCCATCAGCGGATCTTGCGCGCGCTCAACGAGATGCGCGCCACTCGCAAGGACGCCGGCCCGGAACTCCGGGTGCTTGCCGATCTGATGGCCCAGGGGCTCCACGACGCGAAGCTCCAGGGCACCCTGCGCAGCATGTTCGAAGCCAACCGCCAGCAAGTGGCCGAAGGCATCGTCGAGTCGCTGCCCCAGCTCGGGATCCGCACCAAGATCCCACCGCGGGTCATCCCAAGGCTGTTGCTCGGCACCCTCGACGGCCTGGCCTTGCATGACTTCTTTGATCCTGCTCCAGCCGAAGACGACGCCGAGGTCCAACGCGCCCTCGAGATGATCGTCGTCAGCCTCTTCGAGCTCGACCCGCGCTGA
- a CDS encoding PspA/IM30 family protein gives MGIFARLARLIKSNINDMISTSEDPEKMLNQVVLDMNEQLHEAKKQVAVAIADEKKLAKQAEQEASNAAEWERRAMMAVRASDDALAKEALARKREHDNLAEQFKLQWQKQKAAVDQLKIALRALNNKIEEAKRKKALLIARKRRAEAQKAIQATMSGLKNASAFETFDRMENEINRVEAEAEAGAELAEEYSGDVLKERFAQLEMTAGAEDDLVSLKRKMGLIPEEPEQEAQPLRVEQEYEELDDAEREELARALEELEAEHQAAELRLKR, from the coding sequence ATGGGGATCTTCGCGCGGCTCGCCCGCCTCATCAAATCCAACATCAACGACATGATCAGCACCTCCGAGGATCCGGAGAAGATGCTCAATCAAGTCGTGCTCGACATGAACGAGCAGCTCCACGAGGCAAAGAAGCAAGTCGCTGTCGCCATCGCGGACGAGAAGAAGCTCGCCAAGCAAGCGGAGCAAGAGGCCTCGAACGCCGCGGAGTGGGAACGCCGGGCGATGATGGCGGTGCGTGCGAGTGACGACGCCCTCGCCAAGGAGGCGCTCGCCCGCAAGCGGGAGCACGACAACCTCGCGGAGCAGTTCAAGCTGCAATGGCAGAAACAAAAAGCGGCCGTCGACCAGCTCAAGATTGCCCTGCGCGCGCTCAACAACAAGATCGAAGAGGCCAAGCGCAAGAAGGCGCTGCTGATCGCGCGCAAGCGGCGCGCGGAGGCTCAGAAGGCGATCCAGGCCACGATGAGCGGCCTGAAGAACGCCAGCGCGTTCGAGACGTTCGACCGCATGGAAAACGAGATCAATCGCGTCGAGGCCGAGGCCGAGGCCGGTGCAGAGCTCGCCGAGGAATACTCCGGTGATGTGCTGAAGGAGCGCTTCGCCCAGCTGGAGATGACCGCCGGCGCGGAAGACGACCTCGTCAGTCTCAAGCGCAAGATGGGGCTGATCCCTGAGGAACCAGAGCAGGAGGCGCAGCCGCTGCGCGTCGAGCAGGAGTACGAAGAGCTGGACGACGCCGAGCGCGAAGAGCTGGCGCGGGCTCTGGAAGAGCTGGAAGCGGAGCACCAGGCTGCAGAGCTCAGGTTGAAGCGATGA
- a CDS encoding fumarylacetoacetate hydrolase family protein: protein MARFLRVMHQGSPRFVELIDGALHLLDAAPWSGGKALGETLPVSSAPLAPVEPSKIICVAKNYREHAKEMQGEVPEEPLLFFKPPSSVLDPGGRVVLPPGVERTDFEAELGVVIGKRATRVTEAEAMAHVFGYTVVCDVTARDYQKKDRLWTRAKGFDTFCPSGPELVTDLEPDALRIHLAQNGETRQDGNIRDMVFSIAQVIAFASSFMTLEPGDLIATGTPHGVGPLASGDAIRIEIDGLEVLEFGVA, encoded by the coding sequence ATGGCGCGCTTCCTCCGGGTTATGCATCAAGGTTCACCGCGGTTCGTCGAGCTCATCGACGGAGCGCTGCACTTACTGGACGCCGCTCCGTGGAGCGGCGGCAAGGCGCTCGGTGAGACGCTACCGGTCTCCAGCGCGCCGCTCGCGCCGGTGGAGCCGAGCAAGATCATCTGCGTGGCGAAGAACTACCGTGAGCACGCCAAGGAGATGCAAGGCGAAGTCCCTGAAGAGCCACTGCTGTTCTTCAAGCCGCCGTCTTCGGTGCTAGATCCCGGCGGAAGAGTCGTCTTGCCCCCGGGCGTCGAGCGTACGGACTTCGAAGCGGAGCTCGGTGTCGTGATCGGCAAGCGCGCGACACGGGTCACTGAGGCCGAAGCGATGGCTCATGTGTTTGGCTATACGGTGGTGTGCGACGTCACCGCGCGGGACTACCAGAAGAAGGATCGGCTGTGGACCCGCGCGAAAGGCTTCGACACCTTCTGTCCAAGTGGCCCCGAGTTGGTGACAGACCTCGAGCCCGATGCCTTGCGGATACACCTGGCTCAAAACGGCGAGACGCGCCAAGACGGTAACATTCGAGACATGGTGTTCAGTATCGCCCAGGTGATCGCCTTTGCGTCCAGCTTCATGACCCTGGAGCCCGGTGACTTGATCGCAACAGGTACGCCCCACGGTGTGGGACCGCTGGCGAGTGGCGACGCCATCCGCATCGAGATTGACGGGCTCGAAGTGCTCGAGTTCGGCGTGGCTTAG
- a CDS encoding YbjN domain-containing protein, which produces MSNEVLEGYLNKLERGFERSEDGTYLVSAGPHRPPIALRVAQPVLVAQVDVGPAPNNDAPTEAKLFRHLLELNASDLLHSSYALEDQRIVLTAALELANMDLNELEAILADMDLALTEHVPGLRSMVEGKES; this is translated from the coding sequence ATGTCAAACGAGGTTCTAGAGGGGTACCTCAACAAGCTCGAGCGTGGCTTCGAGCGGAGCGAGGACGGGACGTACTTGGTGAGCGCTGGACCGCACCGGCCACCCATTGCGCTGAGGGTCGCTCAGCCGGTGTTGGTCGCGCAGGTCGATGTTGGGCCGGCGCCGAACAACGATGCGCCAACGGAGGCGAAGCTGTTTCGCCACCTGCTCGAGCTCAACGCCAGTGACCTGCTGCATTCCTCGTATGCCTTGGAGGATCAGCGCATCGTGCTGACCGCCGCGCTCGAGCTCGCCAACATGGACTTGAATGAGCTCGAAGCCATCTTGGCAGATATGGATCTGGCGCTCACGGAACATGTCCCAGGCCTGCGCAGCATGGTCGAGGGGAAGGAAAGCTGA
- the gcvPB gene encoding aminomethyl-transferring glycine dehydrogenase subunit GcvPB, whose translation MHDPERSPNRARGEPVPGQAASGIQFVEPPIFELGAPGRHGASIAELDVPAVDPKVALGALARQEAAALPEVSEPEAFRHFVRLSQWNYSIDTQFYPLGSCTMKFNPKVNEWAARLNGFAGLHPQTPERLAQGALEIMVRLQDILAEIAGMDGVSLQPAAGAQGELTGLMMIRAYHTAQGRSPRKVFIPDSAHGTNPASCALNGFETQAFPAGSAGIVDPEVLMRALEDAGDDVAGLMITNPNTLGLYETAMPKLAELVHAKGGLVYGDGANMNAVLGRARPGDAGVDVMQYNLHKTFTTPHGGGGPGSGPVAFKKILEPFQPKPVVFRAEDGFRLDYDRKQSVGKVRSFLGNFGMVVRAYTYIRELGPEGLRAVSDRAVLNANYLAKRLSEILPLAYETQPLHEAVFTDRQLEQNTGVKTLDIGKRLLDYGFHAPTVYFPLVVRGALMVEPTETETKQTLDSFVEAMAAIKREAEQTPDVVKTAPHLSRMRRLDEAGAARKPRLRWTKQEG comes from the coding sequence ATGCACGACCCCGAGCGCTCGCCCAACCGCGCTCGAGGAGAACCCGTGCCGGGACAAGCAGCTTCAGGAATCCAGTTCGTCGAACCCCCGATTTTCGAGCTAGGTGCGCCAGGTCGCCACGGCGCATCCATCGCTGAGCTCGACGTACCAGCGGTTGATCCGAAGGTGGCGCTGGGTGCCCTCGCGCGTCAGGAGGCTGCGGCCCTACCCGAGGTGAGCGAGCCCGAAGCATTCCGTCACTTCGTGCGCTTGAGCCAGTGGAACTACTCCATCGACACGCAGTTCTACCCGCTCGGCTCGTGCACGATGAAGTTCAACCCCAAGGTGAACGAGTGGGCCGCGCGCTTGAACGGCTTTGCCGGGCTACACCCTCAGACGCCCGAGCGCCTCGCTCAGGGCGCGCTGGAGATCATGGTGCGCCTGCAAGATATCCTTGCGGAAATCGCTGGCATGGACGGCGTGAGCCTGCAGCCCGCTGCTGGCGCTCAGGGCGAGCTCACCGGCCTGATGATGATCCGCGCGTACCACACGGCCCAGGGGCGCTCGCCGCGCAAGGTCTTCATCCCTGACAGCGCCCACGGCACGAACCCCGCGAGCTGCGCGCTCAATGGCTTCGAGACCCAGGCGTTCCCGGCTGGTTCTGCGGGCATCGTAGACCCCGAGGTGCTGATGCGCGCCTTGGAAGACGCGGGCGATGACGTCGCCGGCCTGATGATCACGAACCCGAATACCCTCGGCCTCTACGAGACCGCGATGCCGAAGCTCGCGGAGCTCGTGCACGCGAAGGGCGGCTTGGTTTACGGCGACGGCGCCAACATGAACGCGGTGCTTGGCCGCGCCCGCCCCGGCGACGCGGGCGTCGACGTGATGCAGTACAACCTGCACAAGACCTTCACCACGCCTCACGGCGGTGGCGGCCCGGGCTCAGGCCCTGTGGCGTTCAAGAAGATCCTGGAGCCTTTCCAGCCGAAGCCGGTCGTGTTCCGTGCGGAAGATGGATTCCGCCTGGACTATGACCGCAAGCAGAGCGTCGGGAAGGTTCGCTCCTTCCTCGGCAACTTTGGCATGGTGGTGCGCGCCTACACGTACATCCGGGAGCTCGGCCCGGAGGGGCTGCGCGCTGTGAGCGATCGCGCAGTGCTGAACGCCAACTACCTCGCCAAGCGCCTGAGTGAGATCCTACCGCTGGCATACGAGACCCAGCCGCTCCACGAGGCGGTGTTCACGGACCGTCAGCTCGAGCAGAACACGGGGGTAAAGACCCTGGATATCGGCAAGCGCCTGCTCGACTACGGCTTCCACGCGCCGACCGTTTACTTCCCCTTGGTGGTCCGCGGCGCGCTGATGGTGGAGCCGACGGAGACGGAGACGAAGCAGACCCTGGACTCCTTCGTCGAGGCGATGGCTGCGATCAAGCGCGAGGCCGAGCAGACGCCGGACGTGGTGAAGACCGCGCCCCACCTGAGCCGCATGCGCCGCCTGGACGAGGCTGGTGCCGCGCGGAAGCCGCGCTTGCGCTGGACGAAGCAAGAGGGCTAG